A segment of the Gemmatimonadaceae bacterium genome:
GATCACGGCGTCGAGCGTATCGGCGAGTTCGGCGCCCCAGGCCGGCTGGCCGCGACTGAAGGCGTTGTGTTCGAGGTCGTGGGTGTGCGGCAGGTGATCGACGTTGGGCAGGAGCTGCCCCTCGAACTGGCGGCGGTTGGCGTCGATGCCGCCCACCGACGTGCCGCCGAATCCCACGCCGTGGTAGCCGCGCTGGCGGCCCACGAAGCGCACGCGCCCGGGTTCGCCGCGCGCCTTCCAATATGCGAGGGCGATCTTGAGCGCCGTGTCCACGGCTTCCGATCCGGAGTTGGTGAAGAAGACGCGTTTGAGATCGCCGGGCGCGAGCCGGGCCACGCGATGCGCGAGCTCGAACGCCAGCGGATGCCCCATCTGGAACCCGGGCGCGTAGTCGAGCGTGGCGGCCTGCTCGGCCACGGCGCGCACGATGGGCTCGCGGGCGTGGCCGGCGTTCACGCACCACATGCCGGCGGTGCCGTCGAGCACGCGGCGTCCGTCGGCGGCCACATAGTGCATGTCCTTGGCCGAGACGAGCAGACGCGGCGCCTGTTTGAACGCGCGGTTGGCGGTGAACGGCATCCAGTGCTCGGCGAGCGACGGCGCCGGCGACTGCGGGGGCACGGGGGACGTGGTGGTGCGAGCGGTCATCGAAGCGTTCCAGGCGGGTCAGAATCGTACGCGTGACTGAACTTCGGTGTCACGGGGTTGTATCAGTGGTCGGGCTTTCTCACGAGCGAATATGGACCGGAAACCATCGGACGGCGAGCGCGGCGAGCCCGAGGTGCGGGCGCGGCTGGAGAAGATCCGCCGCGACCAGCGCGGCCGCGTGCGGTGGAAGCTCTCGCGGCACACGGCCGAGATGGCGCTCGTGGCGATCTCGGAGACCCCGCGGCGCGAGTACCGGCGCTCCGCCAAGAGCCGGCGCCGCAAGCGCCACAAGCGGCTGCTGTAAGGGGCGGGTCAGTGGGTGGTGACGGCCACGTCGAGCGCGCCGGTGGCGCCGCTTATCGTGGCTGAAATCTTCGAATTGCCGCCGGCGATGCCCATCACGAGCCCGTGCTGGTCCACGGTCGCCACCGCCGGATCGGATGAGCCCCAGGTGACGTGGAGTCCCGCGATGGCACCGCCGTGGGCGTCGAGCGCCGTGGCGGTGAGCTGGACGGTCTGGCCCACGGCCACCGTGGGGCTGGCCGGCGCCAGCACCACCGACGACACCGGCGGTGTGGCGGGCTGCGTGGGGGCGCTCCGGTAGCCGCAGGCAGCGGCGCCGAGGCACAGCGCGAGAATCCACGGACGCGTCATGCGGGGAATCTTTCCCCGGCGGCCGCCGCGCGGAAGTGCGCCGCGTCACGCGGCGCGCGACACCGCCGGAACCACGTCCTTGTGGCGGCGGTGGCGCAGCCCCCATCGCAACCGGTAGGCGGACACGGCGACCACGAGCAGCGCGGACACCTCGATCAGGACCTTCTCGCCGTCGAGATAGTCGATCGGGGCGTCCTTGAGCGTGGGGTCGGTGAGCACCCCGTGCATGAAGAACAGCGCCGCCGTGAGATACGTGAGGTAGTGGAACAGCTTCCACCGGCCGCGCCCGATCTCCACGCGGTAGTACGACGTGACCACGACCGCGCCCAGCACGTACAGCGACGCGGCGCCGATGGAGTTGATCCACGGCTGCTTGGGCCCGTTCACGGGGTAGACGATGTCGATGAACCGGAACGCGGGCGTCTTCACGGCCAGCAGCAGGACGGCGTGCAGAACGGCCAGCGCCAGGGCCACGTACCCCGTCCAGTTGTGGAGCTTGAAGTAGTTGAAGCGGCGGTGGGGCCAGTGTTTCCACGGATTGTAGTGCATGGAGAGCAACAGCCCGAGCAGCAGGTTGCAGGTGAGCAGGCACACCGCCACGAGGGCGACGTCGCTCGAGAGGTCAAGTGGGGTCACGGCGGGCGAAGGCGGGCACGG
Coding sequences within it:
- a CDS encoding Ig-like domain-containing protein, encoding MTRPWILALCLGAAACGYRSAPTQPATPPVSSVVLAPASPTVAVGQTVQLTATALDAHGGAIAGLHVTWGSSDPAVATVDQHGLVMGIAGGNSKISATISGATGALDVAVTTH
- a CDS encoding ferric reductase-like transmembrane domain-containing protein: MTPLDLSSDVALVAVCLLTCNLLLGLLLSMHYNPWKHWPHRRFNYFKLHNWTGYVALALAVLHAVLLLAVKTPAFRFIDIVYPVNGPKQPWINSIGAASLYVLGAVVVTSYYRVEIGRGRWKLFHYLTYLTAALFFMHGVLTDPTLKDAPIDYLDGEKVLIEVSALLVVAVSAYRLRWGLRHRRHKDVVPAVSRAA